The Methanobrevibacter wolinii SH genome includes a window with the following:
- a CDS encoding ribosome assembly factor SBDS, whose translation MVNVDDAIIAKLESYGEHFEILVDPDLAADFRNPDAEDVPIEKILAVEEIFKDSKKGDLASEEAMEKIFGTTEPLDVAKQILEKGHVQLTAKQKREMQEEKRKLIINKISRESINPQTGYPHPPQRIENAMDEAKVKVDPFVSVDQQVKVALKAIRPLIPIRFERVKMAVRLPGDVAGHAYSAIRSFGTIDQEEWQQDGSWIGVVDIPGGLQDKFSGKMAEISNGNAETKLIK comes from the coding sequence ATGGTAAATGTTGATGATGCAATTATTGCTAAATTAGAGTCATATGGAGAACATTTCGAAATTTTAGTTGACCCAGATTTAGCTGCAGACTTTAGAAATCCTGATGCTGAGGATGTACCTATTGAAAAAATTTTAGCTGTTGAAGAAATATTTAAAGATTCTAAAAAAGGTGATTTAGCATCAGAAGAGGCTATGGAAAAGATTTTTGGTACTACTGAACCATTAGATGTAGCAAAACAAATTCTTGAAAAGGGTCATGTTCAACTTACTGCAAAACAAAAAAGAGAAATGCAGGAAGAAAAACGTAAATTAATTATTAATAAGATTTCAAGAGAATCTATTAATCCTCAAACTGGTTATCCTCATCCTCCACAAAGAATAGAAAATGCTATGGATGAAGCTAAAGTTAAAGTTGATCCTTTTGTTTCTGTAGATCAACAGGTTAAAGTTGCACTTAAAGCTATTAGACCTCTTATACCAATTAGATTTGAAAGAGTTAAAATGGCTGTTAGGTTACCTGGAGATGTTGCAGGTCATGCTTACTCTGCAATTAGAAGTTTTGGTACAATTGATCAAGAAGAATGGCAACAAGATGGTTCTTGGATAGGTGTTGTTGATATACCTGGTGGTCTTCAAGATAAATTTTCTGGAAAAATGGCTGAGATATCAAATGGTAATGCAGAAACTAAATTAATTAAATAA
- a CDS encoding RNA-binding protein encodes MIHNIKYRMFVYENEDEQELRTALNNIFPDVIPEVEEAEGLLEDEIIILSGVIDKKRYLKDFLNNLFEELGTDEIIKLYDDIDKKMDDQCNLFLRLSKEDAIDEDWHIIDNGDSIHLKIKVEAYPAKKEIAVKNMKEFIKEKLQ; translated from the coding sequence ATGATTCACAATATTAAATATCGTATGTTTGTTTATGAAAATGAAGATGAACAAGAACTTAGAACTGCTTTAAATAACATTTTTCCTGATGTAATTCCTGAAGTAGAAGAAGCTGAAGGATTACTTGAAGATGAAATTATTATATTGTCTGGTGTTATTGATAAAAAAAGGTATCTTAAAGATTTTTTAAATAATTTATTTGAAGAATTAGGTACTGATGAAATAATTAAATTATACGATGATATTGATAAGAAAATGGATGATCAATGTAATTTATTTTTAAGATTATCAAAAGAAGATGCAATTGATGAAGATTGGCATATTATTGATAATGGAGATAGTATTCATTTAAAAATTAAAGTTGAAGCATATCCTGCTAAAAAAGAGATTGCCGTTAAAAATATGAAAGAATTTATTAAAGAAAAATTACAATAA
- a CDS encoding 50S ribosomal protein L15e → MYKYIRDAWKNPDESYVRELMWERAPKWRKQPVITRIERPTRLDRARSLGYKAKNGYVVVRTRVRRGSRRKSRFTSGRKPSKMGVNKITASKSIQRIAEERVSKKYPNMEVLNSYWVWADGKFKYFEVILVDPQCPSIKNDPKINWICENQHKDRAGRGLTSAGKKGRGLSFRGKGSEQARRR, encoded by the coding sequence ATGTATAAATATATTAGAGACGCATGGAAAAACCCAGATGAATCTTATGTAAGAGAACTCATGTGGGAAAGAGCTCCTAAATGGAGAAAACAACCAGTTATAACAAGAATTGAAAGGCCTACTAGATTAGACCGTGCACGATCCTTAGGTTACAAAGCTAAAAATGGATATGTTGTAGTAAGAACTAGAGTAAGACGTGGTTCAAGAAGAAAATCCCGTTTCACCTCTGGACGTAAACCATCTAAAATGGGAGTAAACAAAATTACAGCATCAAAATCTATTCAAAGGATTGCTGAAGAACGTGTATCTAAAAAATACCCTAACATGGAAGTATTAAACTCTTACTGGGTATGGGCTGATGGTAAATTCAAATACTTTGAAGTAATTTTAGTTGACCCACAATGTCCAAGTATTAAAAATGATCCTAAAATCAATTGGATTTGTGAAAACCAACACAAAGATAGAGCTGGTAGAGGTTTAACTAGTGCTGGTAAAAAAGGTCGTGGACTTTCCTTTAGAGGAAAAGGTTCAGAACAAGCAAGAAGAAGATAA
- a CDS encoding Rpp14/Pop5 family protein, with the protein MKMKVLPPTLRKNNRYLVLDIKTKVHFSKDDFILAIWDSCLRLFGEMETSNFNLWLMRVYNIEDSNDYIHTKAVLRCQRGFEDEVRSGISSLTKFNGKDIAITTIALSGTVQSAVSKYIQN; encoded by the coding sequence ATGAAAATGAAGGTTTTACCACCAACACTTAGGAAAAATAATAGATATTTAGTTTTAGATATTAAAACAAAAGTTCATTTTTCAAAGGATGATTTTATTTTAGCTATTTGGGATTCTTGTCTTCGTCTTTTTGGTGAAATGGAAACAAGTAATTTTAATCTTTGGTTAATGAGAGTTTATAATATTGAAGATAGTAATGATTATATTCATACAAAAGCAGTATTAAGATGTCAAAGAGGATTTGAAGATGAAGTAAGATCTGGTATTTCTTCTTTAACAAAATTTAATGGTAAAGATATTGCAATAACTACAATTGCACTATCTGGAACAGTTCAATCTGCAGTATCTAAATATATTCAAAATTAA
- the psmA gene encoding archaeal proteasome endopeptidase complex subunit alpha produces MQPLQNAGYDRAITVFSPDGRLFQVEYAREAVKRGTTSLGIKSKDGIVLVVDKRSTSRLVEPKSIEKIFQIDNHIGAASSGLVADARVLIDRARVESQINKITYNEPIRVESLVKKICDMKQMYTQNGGVRPFGSALIIGGINKGQCRLFETDPSGALIEYKATAIGAGRNEAMDVFEEKYQEDMSLDEAIDLALDAVYEATEGKVTDKTVEIAVIDKDTEQYRKLSDDEVSKYVDELLERNKPEEEEEDSEEESDESEDSEE; encoded by the coding sequence ATGCAACCTTTACAAAACGCTGGTTATGATAGGGCAATTACTGTATTTAGCCCAGATGGAAGACTTTTCCAAGTAGAATATGCAAGAGAAGCTGTAAAAAGAGGAACTACTTCTTTAGGTATTAAATCAAAAGATGGTATTGTTCTTGTTGTAGATAAAAGATCTACTAGTAGATTAGTAGAACCTAAATCTATTGAAAAAATATTCCAAATTGATAATCATATTGGTGCTGCTTCATCAGGTCTTGTTGCTGATGCAAGAGTTTTAATTGATAGAGCAAGAGTAGAATCTCAAATTAATAAAATTACTTATAATGAACCAATTCGTGTAGAATCATTAGTTAAAAAAATATGTGATATGAAACAAATGTATACTCAAAATGGTGGAGTAAGACCATTTGGTTCTGCACTTATTATTGGTGGAATTAATAAAGGTCAATGCAGATTATTCGAAACAGATCCTAGTGGTGCATTAATTGAGTACAAAGCTACTGCAATTGGTGCAGGTAGAAATGAAGCTATGGATGTATTTGAAGAAAAATATCAAGAGGATATGTCTTTAGATGAAGCAATTGATCTTGCTTTAGATGCAGTATATGAAGCTACTGAAGGTAAAGTTACTGATAAAACTGTTGAAATTGCTGTCATTGATAAAGATACTGAACAATACAGAAAACTTAGTGATGATGAAGTATCTAAATATGTTGATGAACTTTTAGAACGTAACAAACCTGAAGAAGAGGAAGAAGATTCTGAAGAAGAATCTGATGAATCTGAAGATTCTGAAGAATAA
- the rnp3 gene encoding ribonuclease P protein component 3, translated as MIFYDLNLKGSNFDNDSKIIKEAYNYGWNHLNIMYSTDNYEDSLSYRENLNDITSSFDEFDITYGLELKVKNQNELRKSVQKYRNKVDYLSVFGGKNDINRAALENYKVDVLSRPYYKHGECGINHVLAKESLKNNVAIELCFKDILTNFLSYRAKVLSNFRDIINLYRKFKFPLIVTSGCESIFDSRTPYDIMSFFKVLGLNDDELKDVFYNYPKQIIDFSKDKNIIYQGVRLID; from the coding sequence ATGATATTTTATGATTTAAATTTAAAAGGTTCTAATTTTGATAATGATTCTAAAATTATTAAAGAAGCATATAATTATGGATGGAATCATCTTAATATAATGTATTCTACTGATAATTATGAAGATTCTCTTAGTTATAGAGAAAATCTTAATGATATAACTTCATCTTTTGATGAATTTGATATTACTTATGGTTTAGAGCTTAAAGTAAAAAATCAGAATGAACTTAGAAAATCTGTTCAAAAGTATAGAAATAAAGTAGATTATTTATCTGTTTTTGGTGGAAAAAATGATATTAATAGAGCAGCATTAGAAAATTATAAAGTAGATGTTTTATCAAGACCATATTATAAACATGGAGAATGTGGTATTAATCACGTTCTTGCAAAAGAATCATTAAAAAATAATGTTGCTATTGAATTATGTTTTAAAGATATTTTAACCAATTTTTTATCATATAGGGCTAAAGTTTTATCAAACTTTAGAGATATTATTAATTTATATAGAAAATTTAAATTTCCTTTAATTGTAACTAGTGGTTGTGAAAGTATATTTGATTCTAGAACACCTTATGATATAATGAGTTTCTTTAAGGTTCTTGGATTAAATGATGATGAACTTAAAGATGTTTTCTATAATTATCCAAAGCAGATTATTGATTTTTCAAAAGATAAAAATATTATTTATCAAGGTGTTCGCTTGATTGATTAA